A window of Nitrospinaceae bacterium contains these coding sequences:
- a CDS encoding NAD(P)/FAD-dependent oxidoreductase: MTDNDFDVAIIGGGPAGAISAALLARAGFKVLLAEKNARPEKKICGEFICPQAFEILERVGVREMIEAAPHGEVRGMVLAGPNGARLETQFPDYEGRRGFRENGISISRPQFDGILVENSKKLGAEIWWGARLVALHMEAGSARLSFRLQGNDEPVSVRAAIVIGADGRASSVARFLGMSAPTPGRPRGVIHGFFSGVAGMQERGEMHILSNGAYCALNLLPNGVCNLALVDDVDVIRRWHGREKDRAEEVIASAPHLGKRFDGAQLCGELKVLMPLRVAVHRSWAERVMLVGDAGGFFDPFTGEGIYAAMRSGELAADVALEALAMGDFSASALERYGLERAGWERGKRVVWQAFQALIRRERLVNRFGAFLKRSPEVADLLVGLSGNYIPPRALLRPSVFSKLAAGLIFWF; encoded by the coding sequence ATGACGGACAATGATTTTGATGTTGCCATAATTGGCGGCGGTCCTGCTGGCGCCATTTCTGCGGCACTGTTGGCCCGGGCTGGATTTAAGGTGCTGCTTGCGGAAAAAAACGCTCGCCCTGAGAAAAAAATATGCGGCGAATTTATTTGTCCCCAGGCATTTGAAATTCTAGAGCGTGTTGGCGTTCGTGAGATGATCGAGGCGGCACCTCACGGTGAGGTTCGGGGGATGGTTCTTGCCGGGCCGAACGGCGCACGCCTCGAAACACAATTTCCTGACTACGAGGGCCGACGAGGATTTCGAGAAAACGGAATTTCCATATCGAGGCCCCAGTTTGACGGAATACTCGTTGAAAATTCTAAAAAGCTTGGTGCGGAAATCTGGTGGGGTGCGCGGCTTGTAGCCCTTCATATGGAGGCAGGCAGTGCGCGTCTTTCTTTTCGTTTGCAGGGTAATGATGAGCCGGTTTCTGTCCGCGCGGCCATTGTAATCGGGGCGGATGGACGCGCATCCTCCGTCGCTCGTTTTTTGGGGATGTCGGCGCCCACACCCGGCCGTCCGCGTGGGGTGATCCACGGTTTCTTTTCAGGAGTCGCCGGAATGCAGGAAAGAGGGGAGATGCACATTCTCTCCAATGGGGCTTATTGTGCTTTGAACCTTTTGCCCAATGGTGTGTGTAATTTGGCATTGGTCGATGATGTGGATGTGATTCGGCGCTGGCACGGGCGCGAAAAAGATCGGGCCGAGGAGGTTATAGCTTCTGCGCCCCATCTTGGAAAACGATTCGACGGGGCTCAATTGTGTGGCGAGTTGAAGGTGTTGATGCCGCTTCGGGTGGCGGTTCATCGCTCTTGGGCGGAGCGTGTGATGCTTGTCGGAGATGCGGGTGGTTTTTTTGATCCCTTCACCGGAGAGGGTATCTATGCGGCGATGCGCTCGGGCGAGTTGGCTGCAGATGTCGCCCTTGAGGCTTTGGCCATGGGGGATTTTTCGGCATCAGCCCTGGAGCGCTATGGTCTGGAACGCGCTGGGTGGGAGAGAGGAAAGCGAGTGGTCTGGCAGGCTTTTCAGGCGCTCATCAGGCGCGAGAGGCTGGTTAATCGATTCGGTGCATTCTTGAAGCGAAGCCCCGAGGTGGCCGATTTATTAGTTGGCTTGAGCGGGAACTATATTCCGCCCAGGGCGCTTTTACGCCCTTCAGTATTTTCAAAATTAGCTGCTGGATTGATATTCTGGTTCTAG
- a CDS encoding type III polyketide synthase has protein sequence EAEPWISDWIESRGGNPDIAVRMNRNAEVGWRSSVLPIEDVFRPKSLTESNQIYEAGMIRLGAEVSRRAIEAAGIEPADIDLLVSVSCTGFMIPSVDAYLIDELGMGPETKRLPITEMGCAAGAVGLSRVREYLLGFPHHRVLLVSVELPTLTFQLDNLSMDNIVSVAIFGDGAAAAVLGGEPREGAPELVDSRTVTLPGSMDLMGFNLSDAGFQIILSKEIPQAVKARVRPIVEAFLGCNELSLEAIDHLLFHPGGKRILEVYRDELGVTKEALHYSRKILNECGNVSSATILMILDEALSSGETKAGDTGLLLAMGPGFSIEQLLIIWPNR, from the coding sequence CCGAGGCAGAGCCTTGGATTTCAGACTGGATTGAGAGCCGGGGGGGCAATCCCGACATCGCGGTTAGGATGAATCGGAACGCCGAGGTGGGTTGGCGGTCCTCGGTTCTTCCTATTGAAGATGTGTTCCGACCCAAGTCGCTCACAGAGAGCAACCAGATATACGAGGCGGGGATGATTCGCCTGGGCGCCGAGGTGAGTCGGCGGGCCATCGAGGCGGCTGGTATTGAGCCCGCCGATATCGATCTTCTCGTTTCTGTTTCTTGTACTGGTTTTATGATTCCCTCCGTGGATGCCTACCTCATAGACGAGTTAGGGATGGGCCCCGAGACGAAGCGGCTGCCCATCACCGAGATGGGGTGTGCCGCCGGGGCGGTGGGCCTCTCGCGGGTACGGGAGTACCTGCTAGGTTTTCCGCATCATCGTGTTCTCCTCGTTTCGGTTGAACTTCCTACCCTGACTTTTCAGCTCGACAATCTATCGATGGACAATATTGTTTCGGTGGCAATTTTTGGCGACGGCGCGGCGGCGGCGGTGCTGGGCGGAGAGCCACGAGAGGGGGCTCCTGAACTTGTCGATTCTCGCACCGTCACGCTCCCCGGATCGATGGATTTGATGGGCTTTAATTTGAGTGACGCTGGATTTCAAATTATTCTTTCAAAGGAAATCCCGCAGGCTGTGAAAGCAAGGGTGCGGCCCATTGTCGAGGCATTTCTTGGCTGCAATGAACTATCGCTGGAGGCAATCGACCATTTGTTGTTTCATCCGGGCGGTAAGCGGATTCTTGAGGTCTACCGGGATGAACTCGGGGTGACGAAGGAGGCGTTGCATTACTCTCGGAAAATTCTAAACGAGTGTGGAAATGTTTCGTCTGCAACGATTTTGATGATTCTTGATGAAGCGCTTTCCTCTGGCGAGACGAAGGCGGGGGACACCGGGCTTTTGCTGGCGATGGGCCCCGGCTTCAGTATCGAACAATTGTTGATTATCTGGCCTAATCGATGA
- a CDS encoding MMPL family transporter encodes MDSSNEKMLSKADPAYGYLEEFRRIFGSDEFIVGAFRLPEPAGEKVLEEIEALAEKARRIPHVRMVQSPLRPSGDKDEELDEEEARRILVENPAYSNVLASGDFRSLALIIWLEHLEGDRVYRGRIVQAIRQLSSGHALNGARMYIAGIPVEKNDISAFVREDQQRIVPLMFVLIGVIIFAIFRNLLVTALVLLLLGCSLLWTLGLFAFAGKELNTVTGLIAPVVMIVTLGSVIHFLSHFARLGREGMSSGQAMQSALQIVLAPCFLAALTTAGGLLATATLGVPAVQEFAIFTAGGVMISFFLAVSVFPLLVILFARRGMAMRISNARGLLDRSIEWVVLVVSRYPWAVVGMAIFVAMGAGFGLMRLDVDTDIINSLRQSAPLYQATRFVDRYMGGVNSLEVMIDKTSGEKVVDPDTLRKVAGLQDFLESFPSVTKTYSIVDGLIFSSGLGPGRKSVPPGAEGKLLYAMVAGDTSSQGRRLGQWINADFTKLRIAARMKSVGSLKIQELSDRVKAYTRQKIGEGLRVRMTGNALLLSNMSIELVSRQVVGLFLAVVFVLSAIGILFRSFGVMLLSAIPNLIPIGVVFGLMGWLGIPLNVPTAMISSVAMGLVVDGTIHFLYTFRLQREKGAARDEAVSRTIRIAGKPIAAAALILVGGFSIGLIGNFIPVVYFSVFTGVTILVAVLCDLLFLPAVIMISGRDWGIERR; translated from the coding sequence GTGGATTCCTCGAACGAGAAAATGTTGTCTAAGGCCGATCCGGCCTACGGGTACCTTGAAGAGTTCCGCCGAATTTTCGGGAGCGATGAATTCATCGTAGGGGCATTTCGGCTTCCTGAGCCTGCCGGCGAGAAGGTGCTTGAGGAAATCGAGGCGCTTGCGGAAAAGGCGCGGCGTATACCGCATGTTCGTATGGTGCAAAGTCCGCTTCGCCCATCCGGGGACAAGGACGAGGAACTTGACGAGGAGGAGGCGCGCCGGATTCTTGTAGAGAACCCCGCTTATTCGAATGTTCTGGCCTCGGGTGATTTTCGCTCTTTGGCTCTGATTATCTGGCTTGAACATCTCGAAGGGGATCGCGTTTACAGGGGGCGGATCGTTCAGGCGATTCGCCAACTGTCATCTGGCCATGCTTTAAACGGTGCCCGTATGTATATAGCGGGAATTCCTGTCGAGAAAAACGACATATCCGCCTTTGTGCGCGAAGATCAGCAGCGGATTGTTCCTCTCATGTTTGTTCTCATTGGCGTAATTATATTTGCCATTTTTAGAAACTTGCTTGTCACGGCTCTTGTGTTGTTGCTCCTGGGGTGCTCGTTGCTCTGGACTCTTGGTCTGTTCGCATTCGCGGGAAAAGAGCTGAATACGGTGACGGGTCTTATCGCGCCTGTGGTGATGATAGTGACGCTTGGAAGTGTGATTCATTTTTTGAGCCATTTTGCCAGGCTTGGCAGAGAGGGGATGTCCTCCGGGCAGGCTATGCAGAGCGCTCTTCAAATTGTTCTGGCGCCCTGTTTTCTGGCTGCGCTAACGACCGCAGGGGGGCTTCTGGCTACGGCCACGCTGGGAGTACCCGCCGTTCAAGAATTTGCCATTTTTACTGCCGGTGGTGTGATGATTTCATTTTTTCTGGCGGTAAGTGTTTTTCCGCTTCTTGTCATTTTGTTTGCCCGCCGAGGAATGGCAATGAGGATTTCGAATGCGCGTGGACTCCTTGATAGGTCGATTGAATGGGTTGTTCTTGTTGTGAGTAGATATCCGTGGGCTGTGGTGGGCATGGCAATTTTTGTTGCCATGGGGGCAGGGTTCGGTTTGATGCGCCTCGATGTGGACACGGATATCATCAATTCTCTTCGCCAGAGCGCGCCGCTGTATCAGGCGACCAGATTTGTTGACCGTTATATGGGCGGGGTAAATTCGCTTGAGGTGATGATAGATAAAACGAGCGGCGAAAAAGTGGTTGATCCGGATACGCTGCGAAAAGTAGCTGGACTCCAGGATTTTTTGGAGTCATTTCCCTCGGTGACGAAAACATATTCAATAGTGGACGGGCTTATTTTTTCGAGTGGCTTAGGGCCGGGGAGAAAGTCTGTTCCGCCCGGGGCCGAGGGAAAACTTTTGTACGCGATGGTGGCGGGGGACACTTCGTCCCAGGGGCGTCGCCTGGGGCAGTGGATTAACGCTGATTTCACAAAGCTTCGGATCGCCGCGCGCATGAAGTCTGTTGGTAGCTTGAAAATTCAGGAACTCTCTGATCGTGTTAAAGCGTACACGCGGCAGAAGATAGGGGAGGGGCTACGGGTCCGCATGACCGGGAATGCGCTTTTGCTCTCTAATATGTCTATTGAATTGGTATCCAGGCAGGTCGTCGGGCTTTTTCTTGCGGTAGTATTTGTTCTTTCCGCTATCGGGATTTTGTTTCGATCTTTTGGCGTAATGCTTCTCTCGGCGATACCGAATTTGATACCCATCGGCGTAGTGTTTGGTCTAATGGGCTGGCTGGGCATTCCATTGAATGTGCCGACAGCGATGATATCGAGTGTTGCCATGGGCCTTGTGGTGGATGGCACCATCCATTTTCTCTATACGTTCCGTTTGCAGCGCGAGAAGGGGGCGGCGAGAGATGAGGCTGTGAGCCGCACCATTCGGATTGCGGGAAAGCCGATAGCGGCAGCGGCGCTCATTCTTGTGGGCGGTTTTTCCATCGGGCTCATCGGGAACTTTATTCCGGTCGTATATTTTTCGGTCTTCACGGGGGTGACGATACTGGTGGCGGTTCTCTGTGATTTGCTTTTCCTGCCTGCCGTCATCATGATTTCTGGCCGAGATTGGGGAATCGAGAGGAGATGA